In [Limnothrix rosea] IAM M-220, the genomic stretch AGGTCGCATTCCTCACCACTCGCATTAACCAGCTCACAGAGCACCTCAAAGTAAACAAGAAAGATCACTCTTCCCGTCGTGGTCTCCTTAAAATGATTGGTAAGCGGAAGCGCCTACTGCAATTTATCAAGGCAAAAGACCAAGCACGCTACCAAGCACTCATTGGTCGTCTCGGTATCCGTCGCTAGAATTTGTTTCGGCACGTCAAGAAATCATTTGTTTTTTAAGATTTATGCCCTCTGAACCCCCTCGCGAGCCACTACCTTTTGAGCCGCGCCAGACCAAAAAAAAGACTCCCAAAAAAGAACCTGTCGCTGCTGCAAAACCAGCGAAAACCTCCACGAAGACTGACAATCGTCGCCAAAATCGTAGAGATAATCGCGATTCCGGCACAATCCCAGAAGCTGTTAGTCAGCGGATGATCCGTCGGATGGCTTTCTTTTGCGGCATTC encodes the following:
- the rpsO gene encoding 30S ribosomal protein S15, whose protein sequence is MALTQERKQELMGEYQIHETDTGSADLQVAFLTTRINQLTEHLKVNKKDHSSRRGLLKMIGKRKRLLQFIKAKDQARYQALIGRLGIRR